Proteins co-encoded in one Pocillopora verrucosa isolate sample1 chromosome 1, ASM3666991v2, whole genome shotgun sequence genomic window:
- the LOC131796658 gene encoding uncharacterized protein, producing MTASRKIGVLILIFSMSLLLTSVRANNCETELLHRCISRYRELVKEKPNNEQHCTRVQGVVDCFAENPSCQGQSINRFRLWILQEAMLEVKLKVCPRVNHEGLKDTSEKTGAAAGYMLVENLDQDDFFNSCAVQVHRTCSKKFLDLMKENQRICRDSVEWFACYKTKASEINCNSPIIKQYSNFVEKVGIQLVSDALFANSCNAEL from the exons ATGACAGCATCAAGAAAAATTGGAGTGCTTATTCTGATTTTTAGTATGTCCCTCTTGCTCACCTCTGTACGAGCAAATAACTGTGAAACCGAGTTGCTACACAGATGCATTTCTCGCTATAGAGAACTTGTAAAGGAAAAACCAAATAATGAACAGCATTGTACACGTGTACAG GGAGTGGTCGATTGCTTTGCTGAAAATCCTTCTTGCCAAGGACAATCAATAAACCGATTTCGTTTGTGGATTTTGCAAGAGGCAATGCTAGAAGTAAAACTGAAGGTTTGTCCAAGGGTTAACCATGAAGGCCTTAAGGATACCAGTGAGAAGACAG GTGCTGCCGCGGGATACATGTTGGTGGAAAACTTAG ATCAAGACGATTTTTTCAACTCTTGTGCTGTTCAAGTTCACAGGACATGTAGCAAAAAATTTCTAGATTTGATGAAGGAAAACCAACGTATTTGTAGAGATTCAGTCGAGTGGTTTGCATGCTACAAGACTAAGGCCAGTGAAATAAACTGTAACTCCCCCATTATAAAACAATATTCAAACTTCGTCGAGAAGGTTGGAATTCAACTCGTCAGTGATGCACTGTTTGCCAACTCATGTAACGCCGAGCTGTAG